The window taaaaatgataccCTTTGTTGGCAGATTAACATTAAATGAATGGTTacttatatttttagtatACACCGAAAAATTACTGTCTATATTTGTGTCAATATTTGTGCCGAGAAAACTAACCAAATTCTctcaatatatattaaatttaataatatacacCATAGTACCAGGAATTACTAATGATGGCAAGGGTACTAGTAACGGCAGCATTtcaaaagaagaattaaaattaattaattctaAAAACATAAAGGAAATGCTCGAGCTGTTGGAtccaaatttgaaaatggaAGAACATATCGTAACTACGAAGGATGGCTATTTACTTACCCTACATAGAATACCACCACGCAATATTAATGCTAATGGCAGTAATGGTGTGATTTATTTACATCATGGGTTATTGATGTGTTCAGATATATGGCTGTGTCATACGCATGATGATAACAGCAACAGAGAACGTAATTTACcactatatttatattatttgaaaaattatgatATTTGGTTGGGAAATAATAGAGGGAATAAATATTCTGCGTATCACGTGGATAGATCAAttaatgaagaaaaattttgggATTTTAGTATTGATGAATTTGCTATGTTTGACATACCAAGTACAAttgattatatattaaatataaccCATGTTAAGCAAATTAATTCAATAATTGCGTTTTCACAAGGTTCGGCCCAAATTTTTGCTTCTCTAAGTTTGCATCCAGAATTGAACTCCaaaattaacaattttataGCATTGGCACCTGCGATGACACCTCCCGGATTGTATAATCCCATTGTAGATACTTTAATGAAAACGTCGCCTCAattgatatatttgttttttggtaaaaaaatattattaccaagTGCAAACACTATTTGGTCCAAAGCGTTACCATTGCAATTTTTCATCAAGTCTATTAAGTTGgcaaataaatttttgtttaattggGAATCacataatattaataaatgtGAAAAAGTTGCTTATTTGAAATTGTATAGTCCTACCTCAGTTAAATGTGTAGTACATTGgtttcaaattttaaatgcTCAAAAATTCCAAATGTTTCAAGATATATCATCACGTCACCTGAATGACGACAGCCTATTCAATGCGATGAGGTTTCCTACAAAAACGAATATCAAAATACCAGTCCTTTTAATATATGGAGAGACTGACTCTTTGGTGGGGGAATCAGCCATTAATATCATGATGAAGAACTTGCCAGAATCAAGCACCTTCAAAGTGTGTGTTAAAAATCATGAGCATTTAGACATTATCTGGGGTGATGATGTCGATCAGGTGGTTTATCCTCATGTTTTAAagtttattgaattttggAATTCAAATAGTGAAGATATTACTGCTGTAAACACTATTGGCAGTGTCAATGACCGCACATTGACTGGTTGCAAGAACCAACAACATGATCAAAGTAGAATTgctaataaaattaatactaCTGTTGGAAGtgctaataatagtagGAATAACAGCGTTACTAATATCAAATTAATCAAGCATAGTAAAAGGCTGTCTATTTGAacttatcattattattattattatttaatccCTCGTTTTATTAAGCGGTATATATTACTGATATATATTGTTATACATgcattatataataaaacacaATGGGAATATAATTAGCTAATTAATATGAACATAAATATGTAGAATTGAGGAGTAATATTTGCTTACTTGCAATAGATAAAACATCCTATCTCTTAATTATTAGTGTCAAAATCAAGACATAAAAGAAACAGATTGGATAATTAGTTATTTATTACGATCTCCGGTTTAAAAGTCGTGTTCGGATCTTTCGGACAAATTGTTATACTTGGTTTATCCACGGCGAAAACATTTTGGCGAGtagttaaataaaaacctTATTTAGGGCTTGCTTGTGGGTGGGAGGCGcctttaataatattttattttcaatctcaaaaaaaaaacaaaacaaaaaaaaaaaaaaaaaaaaaatttaaactaTTTGTAGTTTTCTACTCTTTTTAGTTTCATTTTGCTgttgaaaagaaatatccTTCAATAAACCAAAATACATCactaaatatatatatataacaacaAGTAAGCTATTTCTAAATCACATAGAAATATAACAGAAAGGgctattaataacaaaaaaccattgttgaaaattaaataataataataataataataaaaaaaaaaaaaaaaaaaaaaaggataacaAAAGCTCATCCCGATTTTTAcagattttttatttcaagcTATCGAATATTGAAATTACCAGTGGCCTACATCTATACAGCTGGcccaaatatttattatccattataattttaatactctattaagtttttttttttttttgttttttttttgtttttttttttgtgttttacatatatatatatatatatatatatggattaaatttgtattgaaaaaaacCGAACTTAAAAATTACAACTAGAGGGAActgaaatatatatatatatatatatatacatatactAAACTTCCATCAAAATGTCATATAGaaataactataataaAAGACCCTATAAAAGCAATAACAACACTGGGTATTATAGGGGAGGAAGAGGGGGAGTAGGAAGGGTAGGGGCAAGAGGAGATACAAGAGATAACTATTATACTAAAAGACCACGTTACGATggtaacaacaataattattatagcAATGCCCCACAAGTATTGAGCcgatataataataacaataataacaataataacaataataacaataataataataataataataataatactggtGGTATTAGATCTAGTAGATTTAATCCAAATAGCGGTATTAgcaccaataataacagaaCTAGAACATTtgatttgaataatttaCCAAAAGGCCCCAGAGCAACGGTAATACCGATAACggcaaaaaataaaactttagaTATTAAAcgacaacaacaaagatATTGCATAACTTGCGGATATCCTGCCTTTAAAAAGTTGCAACAGGTTGGCGAGGGAACTTATGGGAAAGTTTACAAATGTGAGCATGCAAATTATTCAGATGAAAGTGTTGTTTCTAACAATGTCGATACCAATAGTAAAAATCACGGAAACTTTCTAGTGGcgattaaaaaattacgaTTAGATAATGAAAGAGATGGTTTCCCTATAACATCGATTAGAGAAATAAAGTTATTACAAATGGTATCCCAAACTGATACAAATTCtatgaataattatttgaagGACGATAAAGGGGC is drawn from Saccharomycodes ludwigii strain NBRC 1722 chromosome V, whole genome shotgun sequence and contains these coding sequences:
- the TGL1 gene encoding sterol esterase (similar to Saccharomyces cerevisiae YKL140W | TGL1 | TriGlyceride Lipase), with protein sequence MIPFVGRLTLNEWLLIFLVYTEKLLSIFVSIFVPRKLTKFSQYILNLIIYTIVPGITNDGKGTSNGSISKEELKLINSKNIKEMLELLDPNLKMEEHIVTTKDGYLLTLHRIPPRNINANGSNGVIYLHHGLLMCSDIWLCHTHDDNSNRERNLPLYLYYLKNYDIWLGNNRGNKYSAYHVDRSINEEKFWDFSIDEFAMFDIPSTIDYILNITHVKQINSIIAFSQGSAQIFASLSLHPELNSKINNFIALAPAMTPPGLYNPIVDTLMKTSPQLIYLFFGKKILLPSANTIWSKALPLQFFIKSIKLANKFLFNWESHNINKCEKVAYLKLYSPTSVKCVVHWFQILNAQKFQMFQDISSRHLNDDSLFNAMRFPTKTNIKIPVLLIYGETDSLVGESAINIMMKNLPESSTFKVCVKNHEHLDIIWGDDVDQVVYPHVLKFIEFWNSNSEDITAVNTIGSVNDRTLTGCKNQQHDQSRIANKINTTVGSANNSRNNSVTNIKLIKHSKRLSI